The following proteins come from a genomic window of Deltaproteobacteria bacterium:
- a CDS encoding four helix bundle protein: MKSFRDPEVYTLSYKLAVRVHKISPGLPKYELYEEGSQLRRSSKGVTSCIVEGYGRRSYKADFIRFLIYAQASCDETILHLNIINDTHDLNNKEIETMVSEYKTLGRKINRFIKYVEGNWK; encoded by the coding sequence ATGAAAAGTTTTAGGGATCCGGAGGTTTATACTCTTTCCTATAAACTTGCCGTAAGAGTACATAAAATATCTCCGGGACTACCTAAGTATGAACTTTATGAAGAGGGGAGTCAGCTTAGAAGGTCTTCTAAGGGAGTTACATCGTGTATTGTCGAAGGATATGGTAGGAGAAGTTATAAAGCGGACTTTATAAGGTTTCTTATTTATGCCCAGGCATCCTGTGATGAGACAATTCTGCACCTTAACATAATAAATGATACGCACGATCTGAATAATAAAGAAATTGAAACAATGGTGAGTGAGTATAAAACATTAGGCCGCAAGATTAACCGCTTTATCAAATATGTTGAAGGCAACTGGAAATAA
- a CDS encoding MBL fold metallo-hydrolase, giving the protein MRLCALASGSRGNSIYLEGGGAKVLIDAGLCGRELTSRLDSIGVDPETLDAVIVTHDHRDHVSGVGIMARRYNLPVYSAYGTIKASEKVWGKISHIDEIESGTLFSINDLEFYPFSTPHDSRQSVGFIFRAEGKKGGIATDLGYVTRLVRECLKGCNVMVVESNHDETMLIDGPYPWHLKQRVKGREGHLSNLACTELVEDVYHEKLQSIVLAHLSEVNNNPDLAYETLMSRMKERFHGEVKVSMARQERVGEMIKI; this is encoded by the coding sequence TTGCGTCTTTGTGCACTTGCAAGTGGAAGCAGGGGAAATTCGATCTACCTGGAAGGGGGCGGGGCGAAGGTTTTAATCGATGCCGGGCTTTGCGGCCGGGAACTGACGTCACGTCTCGATTCTATCGGCGTTGATCCCGAAACGCTCGATGCTGTCATCGTCACCCATGATCACAGGGACCACGTTTCCGGTGTGGGGATTATGGCAAGAAGGTATAATCTTCCTGTTTATTCCGCTTACGGCACGATTAAGGCATCGGAAAAGGTATGGGGAAAGATCAGCCATATCGATGAAATAGAATCGGGAACGCTCTTCTCCATTAATGACCTGGAATTCTACCCCTTCTCCACACCTCACGATTCAAGGCAATCCGTCGGTTTTATCTTCCGGGCGGAAGGTAAAAAAGGGGGGATAGCAACGGACCTCGGTTATGTTACGCGACTTGTAAGAGAATGTCTTAAAGGCTGCAACGTAATGGTTGTTGAATCAAACCATGATGAAACCATGCTCATAGACGGGCCTTATCCCTGGCATTTAAAACAGAGAGTCAAAGGGAGGGAGGGCCATCTTTCCAACCTGGCCTGTACCGAACTCGTTGAGGACGTATACCACGAAAAACTCCAATCCATTGTGCTGGCACACCTGAGTGAAGTAAATAACAATCCTGATCTGGCGTATGAAACGCTCATGTCGCGCATGAAAGAACGCTTTCACGGGGAGGTGAAGGTCTCCATGGCCCGGCAGGAGAGGGTGGGGGAGATGATAAAAATTTGA